In the genome of Brachionichthys hirsutus isolate HB-005 chromosome 23, CSIRO-AGI_Bhir_v1, whole genome shotgun sequence, one region contains:
- the LOC137911526 gene encoding uncharacterized protein — protein sequence MFQSPDLLVLSCLVLTVEIHTGHILPPRNLSLRWITDFEPELSWTPPKHSINNCTYLVAVRTNDNENDSEVTETSPPWTEYKLMHGGFLHFSVQTVCDEKESDPERFVVTYPELVRDLQCYIHSSTQTHCSWTPAIPAPDLCFFYRLVNEDRTVSIDSQSGFPVQACSSYTHTDGVRTGCDLQAKVTQDVHIVFNGTVNNEPVKNTFKRELQSNVRPPALEWEVQKTGTKFLISWTPPDISNPPNWKFMIKYTECGKTLPELVLEGKEAELPVVSHCPYHMSIRAVARGAATPWSQEKYFNADSDPNALLYAAILIPLIAATLGALTFICLMKHKNIIFPKVPQPRDLLGDSDNNNKAALPSLYNQAEEEHCEITLVVDP from the exons ATGTTCCAAAGTCCGGATCTCTTGGTTTTAAGCTGCCTCGTCTTAACCGTTGAAATCCACACAG GCCACATTTTACCACCACGAAACCTGTCCCTGCGGTGGATTACGGATTTTGAACCGGAGCTGTCCTGGACTCCGCCCAAACACTCGATAAATAACTGCACGTACCTCGTAGCAGTACGAACAAACGACAATGAGAATGACAGCGAGGTTACAGAA ACATCTCCTCCCTGGACAGAGTACAAGCTGATGCACGGAGGATTTCTGCACTTCTCTGTTCAAACCGTTTGCGACGAAAAGGAAAGCGATCCGGAGCGCTTCGTCGTCACATATCCAG AGCTGGTTAGAGATTTGCAGTGCTACATCCATTCCTCCACACAAACTCACTGTTCCTGGACTCCGGCTATTCCTGCACCAGATCTTTGTTTTTTCTACAG GTTAGTGAACGAGGACCGGACGGTGTCCATCGACAGCCAGTCCGGCTTCCCTGTCCAAGCGTGTTCGTCCTACACTCACACTGATGGTGTCAGGACAGGATGCGATTTGCAGGCAAAAGTCACCCAGGATGTCCACATTGTGTTTAATGGGACAGTGAACAACGAGCCTGTCAAGAACACCTTCAAAAGGGAGCTCCAAAGCAACG TGAGACCTCCTGCTTTAGAGTGGGAAGTTCAGAAAACTGGGACAAAGTTCCTGATAAGCTGGACTCCTCCTGACATTTCAAACCCGCCTAATTGGAAGTTTATGATTAAGTACACTGAGTGCGGCAAAACTTTG ccagaACTTGTATTGGAAGGAAAAGAAGCCGAGCTTCCTGTGGTCTCCCACTGTCCGTATCACATGTCTATAAGAGCAGTAGCGAGGGGAGCAGCGACGCCTTGGAGCCAGGAGAAGTATTTCA ATGCAGATAGCGACCCTAATGCCTTGCTGTATGCTGCCATCCTCATCCCGTTGATAGCTGCCACCCTCGGAGCCCTGACTTTTATATGCTTGATGAA ACACAAGAATATAATTTTCCCCAAAGTGCCACAACCTCGGGACCTACTCGGTGATTCAGACAACAACAATaag GCTGCGCTTCCCAGTCTTTACAACCAGGCGGAGGAAGAACACTGTGAAATCACTCTCGTGGTTGATCCTTAA
- the LOC137911754 gene encoding membrane-anchored junction protein: MPLQAFSFPVPETRFFKAGSFIYKFQLRGDNAYDLHVTSGEEVLRGNRLNQELEDIIRTVLGNLDNLQPFTSARFNVFPCILIHQFIQSACLIRIKELECFILITTSSR, from the exons ATGCCCCTCCAGGCCTTCTCCTTTCCTGTCCCTGAAACTCGGTTCTTCAAAGCTGGTAGTTTCATCTACAAGTTCCAGCTCCGAGGAG ATAATGCGTATGATTTACACGTCACCAGTGGAGAGGAGGTTCTGAGAGGGAACCGCCTCAATCAGGAACTGGAG GACATTATTCGAACTGTTCTCGGTAACCTGGACAACCTCCAACCCTTCACCAGCGCCCGCTTCAATGTCTTCCCTTGTATCCTTATTCATCAGTTCATCCAGTCGGCGTGTTTGATACGAATCAAAGAgcttgaatgttttattttgataacTACGAGTAGCAGATAA
- the LOC137911381 gene encoding glyoxal reductase-like translates to MSSSPASPVLLNTGASMPIVGLGTYKLEDPEEVYRAVDAALDSGYRAFDSAALYENEAQLGRALKELLPKHGLTREDVFITSKLFSNNQGERAMEAALHSLSQLDLGYIDLYLIHWPGTQGLPESDQRNPGNRAQSWATLEELHAQGKLKAIGVSNYTEAHLRELMQSCKVRPAVLQVEFHPRLCQKELRSVCEEYGVCFQAYSSLEKGKLVTDHVVMEVAKKYDRTTSQVLLRWAVQQGVPVIPKSSNPDRVKDNAKIFDFSLSDSDMDRLSALDRGERCCWDPSEVL, encoded by the exons atgtcctcctctcctgcttcccCTGTCCTCCTAAACACTGGAGCATCCATGCCCATCGTGGGTTTGGGGACCTACAAGCTGGAGGATCCTGAAGAGGTTTATCGGGCTGTGGACGCAGCGCTGGATTCTGGTTATCGGGCCTTTGACAGTGCCGCTCTGTACGAGAATGAAGCTCAATTGGGTCGAGCTCTGAAAGAACTCCTACCTAAACATGGCTTAACCAGAGAGGATGTGTTCATAACCAG TAAGTTATTTTCCAACAATCAGGGCGAGAGAGCGATGGAAGCGGCTCTGCACAGCCTCTCTCAGCTGGATTTGGGCTACATTGATCTCTACCTGATCCACTGGCCTGGCACACAGGGTCTGCCAGAGTCTGACCAACGCAACCCAG GCAACCGAGCTCAGAGTTGGGCcacgctggaggagctgcatgCTCAGGGGAAGCTTAAGGCCATCGGAGTGTCCAACTACACCGAAGCACACCTGAGAGAACTGATGCAAAGCTGCAAAGTCCGTCCTGCAGTGCTGCAG gtCGAGTTTCACCCCAGGCTGTGCCAAAAAGAgctaaggagtgtgtgtgaggagtatGGAGTGTGTTTTCAAGCCTACTCCTCCTTAGAGAAAGGAAAGCTGGTCACAGATCATGTGGTCATGGAGGTGGCAAAGAAGTATGACCGTACAACTTCACAG gTCCTGTTGCGCTGGGCTGTGCAGCAGGGCGTTCCAGTCATCCCCAAATCGTCAAATCCAGACAGAGTAAAGGACAATGCCAAGATTTTTGATTTCTCCCTGAGTGATTCTGACATGGACAGACTGTCGGCTTTAGACAGGGGTGAGAGATGCTGCTGGGATCCATCAGAGGTGCTTTAA
- the LOC137911503 gene encoding glyoxal reductase-like yields the protein MSSSPASPVLLNNGVSMPIVGLGTYKLEDPEEVYRAVDAALDSGYRAFDSAALYENEAQLGRALKELLPKHGLTREDVFITSKLFSNNQGERAMEAALHSLSQLDLGYIDLYLIHWPGTQGLRESDQRNPGNRAQSWAALEELHAQGKLKAIGVSNYTEAHMRELMQSCKVRPAVLQEEFHPRMCQKELRSVCEEYGVCFQAHSSLKKGTLVTDPVVMEVAKKYDRTTSQVLLRWAVQQGVPVIPKSSNPDRVKDNAKIFDFTLSDSDMDRLSALDRGERCCWDPSEVL from the exons atgtcctcctctcctgcttcccCTGTCCTCCTAAACAATGGAGTGTCCATGCCCATCGTGGGTTTGGGGACGTACAAGCTGGAGGATCCTGAAGAGGTTTATCGGGCTGTGGACGCAGCGCTGGATTCTGGTTATCGGGCCTTTGACAGTGCCGCTCTGTACGAGAATGAAGCTCAATTGGGTCGAGCTCTGAAGGAACTCCTACCTAAACATGGCTTAACCAGAGAGGATGTGTTCATAACCAG TAAGTTATTTTCCAACAATCAGGGCGAGAGAGCGATGGAAGCGGCTCTGCACAGCCTCTCTCAGCTGGATTTGGGCTACATTGATCTCTACCTGATCCACTGGCCTGGCACACAGGGTCTGCGAGAGTCTGACCAACGCAACCCAG GCAACCGAGCTCAGAGTTGGGCCGCACTGGAGGAGCTGCATGCTCAGGGGAAGCTTAAGGCCATCGGAGTGTCCAACTACACCGAAGCACACATGAGAGAACTGATGCAAAGCTGCAAAGTCCGTCCTGCAGTGCTGCAG GAAGAATTTCACCCGAGGATGTGCCAAAAAGAgctgaggagtgtgtgtgaggagtatGGAGTGTGTTTCCAAGCCCACTCCTCCTTAAAGAAAGGAACGCTGGTCACAGATCCTGTGGTCATGGAGGTGGCAAAGAAGTATGACCGTACAACTTCACAG gTCCTGTTGCGCTGGGCTGTGCAGCAGGGCGTTCCAGTCATCCCCAAATCGTCAAATCCAGACAGAGTAAAGGACAATGCCAAGATTTTTGATTTCACTCTGAGTGATTCTGACATGGACAGACTGTCGGCTTTAGACAGGGGTGAGAGATGCTGCTGGGATCCATCAGAGGTGCTTTAA
- the LOC137911380 gene encoding glyoxal reductase-like — protein sequence MSSSPASPVLLNNGVSMPIVGLGTYKLKDPEEVYRAVDAALDSGYRAFDSAALYENEAQLGRALKELLPKHGLTREDVFITSKLFSNNQGERAMEAALHSLSQLDLGYIDLYLIHWPGTQGLPVSDQRNPGNRAQSWAALEELHAQGKLKAIGVSNYTEAHMRELMQSCKVRPAVLQEEFHPRMCQKELRSVCEEYGVCFQAHSSLKKGTLVTDPVVMEVAKKYDRTPAQVLLRWAVQQGVPVIPKSSNPDRIKENAKIFDFSLSDSDMDRLSALDRGERCCWDPSEVL from the exons atgtcctcctctcctgcttcccCTGTCCTCCTAAACAATGGAGTGTCCATGCCCATCGTGGGTTTGGGGACGTACAAGCTGAAGGATCCTGAAGAGGTTTATCGGGCTGTGGACGCAGCGCTGGATTCTGGTTATCGGGCCTTTGACAGTGCCGCTCTGTACGAGAATGAAGCTCAATTGGGTCGAGCTCTGAAAGAACTCCTACCTAAACATGGCTTAACCAGAGAGGATGTGTTCATAACCAG TAAGTTATTTTCCAACAATCAGGGCGAGAGAGCGATGGAAGCGGCTCTGCACAGCCTCTCTCAGCTGGATTTGGGCTACATTGATCTCTACCTGATCCACTGGCCTGGCACACAGGGTCTGCCAGTTTCTGACCAACGCAACCCAG GCAACCGAGCTCAGAGTTGGGCCGCACTGGAGGAGCTGCATGCTCAGGGGAAGCTTAAGGCCATCGGAGTGTCCAACTACACCGAAGCACACATGAGAGAACTGATGCAAAGCTGCAAAGTCCGTCCTGCAGTGCTGCAG GAAGAATTTCACCCGAGGATGTGCCAAAAAGAgctgaggagtgtgtgtgaggagtatGGAGTGTGTTTCCAAGCCCACTCCTCCTTAAAGAAAGGAACGCTGGTCACAGATCCTGTGGTCATGGAGGTGGCAAAGAAGTATGACCgtacacctgcacag gTCCTGTTGCGCTGGGCTGTGCAGCAGGGCGTTCCAGTCATCCCCAAATCGTCAAATCCAGACAGAATAAAGGAAAATGCCAAGATTTTTGATTTCTCCTTGAGTGATTCTGACATGGACAGACTGTCGGCTTTAGACAGGGGTGAGAGATGCTGCTGGGATCCATCAGAGGTGCTTTAA
- the LOC137911458 gene encoding glyoxal reductase-like — MSSSPAPVLLNNGASMPIVGFGTCKLEDPEEVYRAVDAALTSGYRAFDSADAYENEAQLGRSLRELLPKHGLTREDVFITSKLSPKNQGEGAMEAALHSLSQLDLGYIDLYLIHWPGTQGLPVSDQRNPGNRAQSWATLEELHAQGKLKAIGVSNYTEAHLRELMQSCKVRPAVLQVEFHPRLCQKELRSVCEEYGVCFQAYASLERGKLFTDPVVMEVAKKYDRTTSQVLLRWAVQQGVPVIPKSLNPDRIKENAKIFDFTLSDSDMDRLSALDRGERCCWDPSEVL; from the exons atgtcctcctctcctgctcctgtcCTCCTAAACAATGGAGCGTCCATGCCCATCGTGGGTTTCGGGACCTGCAAGCTGGAGGATCCTGAAGAGGTTTATCGGGCTGTGGACGCAGCGCTGACCTCTGGTTATCGGGCCTTTGACAGTGCCGATGCGTACGAGAATGAAGCTCAATTGGGTCGATCTCTGAGGGAACTCCTACCCAAACATGGCTTAACCAGAGAGGATGTGTTCATAACCAG TAAGTTATCTCCCAAGAATCAGGGCGAGGGAGCGATGGAAGCGGCTCTGCACAGCCTCTCTCAGCTGGATTTGGGCTACATCGATCTCTACCTGATCCACTGGCCTGGCACACAGGGTCTGCCAGTTTCTGACCAACGCAACCCAG GCAACCGAGCTCAGAGTTGGGCCACACTGGAGGAGCTGCATGCTCAGGGGAAGCTTAAGGCCATCGGAGTGTCCAACTACACCGAAGCACACCTGAGAGAACTGATGCAAAGCTGCAAAGTCCGTCCTGCAGTGCTGCAG GTCGAGTTTCACCCCAGGCTGTGCCAAAAAGAgctaaggagtgtgtgtgaggagtatGGAGTGTGTTTTCAAGCCTACGCCTCCTTAGAGAGAGGAAAGCTGTTCACAGATCCTGTGGTCATGGAGGTGGCAAAGAAGTATGACCGTACAACTTCACAG gTCCTGTTGCGCTGGGCTGTGCAGCAGGGCGTTCCAGTCATCCCCAAATCGTTGAATCCAGACAGAATAAAGGAAAATGCCAAGATCTTTGATTTCACTCTGAGTGATTCTGACATGGACAGACTGTCGGCTTTAGACAGGGGTGAGAGATGCTGCTGGGATCCATCAGAGGTGCTTTAA